A stretch of the Synechocystis sp. PCC 7338 genome encodes the following:
- a CDS encoding heme-binding protein yields the protein MKLKKIVFRPCLVLGISLGLSLTFSSSALALKTYYQLPVALAVEAAMEAVNSCQGDGYNVTATVVNHEGLVQAVVRGDGATPHTIENSLYKAFTVITLGPITKQDSTQAIAEKMTPAPLPVGSLPLAPDPLTGINFSTGGLAIKVEDQLIAAIGVSGAPNGNLDQACGIKGIEKIKSRLVP from the coding sequence GTGAAATTGAAAAAAATAGTTTTTCGTCCCTGTCTAGTGCTGGGGATTTCTCTTGGCCTATCTTTGACTTTTTCCTCCAGTGCCCTAGCTTTAAAAACCTATTATCAATTACCGGTGGCCCTGGCGGTAGAGGCTGCTATGGAAGCGGTGAATAGTTGTCAAGGGGATGGCTACAATGTCACTGCCACAGTGGTTAACCATGAAGGTTTAGTGCAGGCCGTTGTCCGGGGGGATGGGGCCACTCCCCACACCATCGAAAATAGTCTTTATAAAGCTTTTACTGTAATCACTCTAGGACCCATTACCAAGCAGGATTCTACCCAGGCGATCGCCGAAAAAATGACCCCTGCACCATTGCCGGTGGGTTCCCTGCCCTTAGCGCCGGATCCCCTCACGGGCATTAACTTCAGCACTGGCGGATTAGCTATCAAAGTGGAAGACCAACTCATAGCGGCGATCGGTGTTTCCGGTGCCCCCAATGGCAACTTAGACCAAGCCTGTGGAATTAAGGGTATTGAAAAAATCAAATCTCGTTTGGTGCCGTAA
- a CDS encoding Calx-beta domain-containing protein, translating into MATSTQTPAIATDANGFTHLVWNQNNVIYHAYYDPSARRWRESAPIADSVSAKELRITTGVQSKGQDAASSVEGIFISWIEGDGNNADIQGASGILNSLGQYNWGEKFKLTDDAVNDENMRLQTTADGNLLLITEKIDLNDPQADKDLYSQVIDLRNWEILHTTLTQVKPLNPSSFIAPNAPLTLELVAPDGGDIQVPGTFLVTKTNSKKIDLPVSFFNGSLTFSNALAFGGGINFTDLIGSDTRGISAFLQLQDELSGALTFGKNKVSLKGRLQGKLSLDFLFDGSGNTFSASDSLRLRGEYERNLLPGKTTFEFFGADAEALLGLFFSLSFTLKQKWSTDFDFTPQALVTGDSSLANAQAETIDSNYRFSLVRPDGTPAQPGDDPSQLNWLIDTEQAETDFLAPPFSLEAPSPQQSETLALIPGVENSGFLGFGVGLSGKLKLAAFNVTLLEFNSKLDIQSNFEVFPNPGFDSLQELLTLGLTLFGKNWSDTFTVEQDFDNPSLVAENRLVGFDPDNLFVGIDPNFIQGSTAIHPGNPLVGDSISSDVTNDLSPSVLNAGNGNIFVTWVKDTHDDNLSQVLLASSTDGGTTWGDLLVIPNSDGMNFDPVIAETASGDILIVWNNGNPDIFNPDGTVNQSNLVESLSTSTLLFSISRDNGATWSDATPIYPSIQSPQALTLNQMGNGELLLSWVVADDDGDGTKEDTLFGSFWNGTGWSNAQEIASGDLRLLETPVSATVGGEPTIFWTEVNPAADDGVSIFYSSYNQQFAEWAPAALFSPDLSNLTTFQTVAEVIEISNSISNQTVNSAFDQPTHNGIAAESDLRLHIPHSNSTGSSQLQVAPIQVKESDGSAVVVVRRTGDVEEAVSFNYRTVDGSATAGADYLAQAGMLSFAPGEILKEISIDILNDEITERRSEKFRVLFTSDHEDAHIRLDGLRLGNGKLELVATVTTTDDEPTNLAEIDSGFILNADPLAQAGMAIAPAGDINGDGTDDFLVGAPAKNSGNGAVYVIYGDSIVGIRDQGLSLDSLDGSNGVIIQGASQSLLGTAMAAADLDGDGLNDLVLGAPQNSVQNLAGKVYILRGSDVNGGQSAIDLSTALVLESNQAGNGAGFKTAIADVTGDGVADVIVSAPAINTVYVVYGSTIKNALGNTTSLNLDNLGSGGFVLNTGTGQIGTGLGVADINGDGVSDLLLGAPQANPVDYSGSEDADSKPPAFGGQVYVAFGGTGLSGSLNLNQLNGSNGLILNGQAFYNPSNVDGGTPTDPNLQPDFTIADNAGTNVVNAGDINNDGFDDFIVSAANSAANGINGLGRAYVVFGKASGWDNAIDLQNLDGTDGFIINGIYDTTQNVGGNAGYSISAVGDINNDLFDDFIISAPTLGTNGPSSATGQSYLILGTGQWSDFLNQGVLELSDVNTLNNRVFLFNNPNSGTQLGLGLGSIGDVNGDGSPDLAIATPQLYPGVETSQIYIAYGHPWVGAGGSIDVTKLRSDNGFVFQPITGNEIGTVKLGADINNDGYIDTLIADAGFNGAGGKVAYIFFGSDPAQPSTFVDSVSITIASDDGLILGQQTLDYGDFNNDGITDFVVARSGAQGQSYATIVFGSEDSSIWSNVNPNTGIGINDLLASNGGVNITVTGVPNQGKLVNLASGDFNGDGIDDVLISSANLNPFIVFGQQAWSNGSTSNVNVLSQSLPIQIEAGKPISAINSLGDVNGDGFEDFGLVGIDFSANNLFGYVVFGKNNLASNSSINLATLNGSNGFELAPIAGSALAEQGGVGSISLAGDLNGDGFGDFIVGLTNDLNAGQTGAAYVVFGGRSLGSSGSFSLNNLNGGNGFTIQDPSSSGIVGYSVTGGGDINGDGYDDLVVSAPSAGNNQGDTKGSVYTLFGGANLGVGGSVDLSNLNGSNGFETVGAEANSFAGSFVGGLSDVNGDGFADLGIGAQGDNSQGVSGLGYNVFGGDFTQNVTYLGTVDNDIFSATQLATAAAPHIMNGGQGNDILQSAGVNVSAGGRVVMNGGQGNDLLSIGSLNFERLDGGSGKDTLQLNSFILSSNNLDLTDTTIGSRIRGIEVIDLGVNNRVTLNVETLTTLSDTTNIFTVLGHDSFIVASDFQNWIKQGTVTERDITYDQYVNEGTKLLIQQSNNLFESTAIASNTVSGTEDGETIVPGIFPGFVGKDNFVFALGGDDLVDLSLGQGNNQVYGGAGNDNLIAGQNDSLFGGLGNDILDASGDRGANNLDGGDGDDTFFLGQRDKAFGGDGNDVFFVRGSGKNLMTGGAGADQFWIADVDFGNSFNAILDFELDLDIIGLKGLASRQGDLSLIQYGPDVLIALDDEYLARVQSVFLPLLEVVSNGTDLFVQGAQASAPITVTNTNDSGAGSLRQAIIDAGNNPGADTIDLTSIGNNTIQLSSRLPSISTGNDITFQTAGVFGSPTIKAPGSAFNNIFDIAGATVSLSYMNLQGGHAQGSSGAMGGGGGVGGGGALTIRSGSTVIVDNVVFDSNRAVGGNGTAGARGGGGEFAGTPDDKPQAGGGGGLFNNNGTSSNGGAAGSVENGKSGGTGGNGTSGPSFGIGGGGAGGGGGGSGGTFGTDVSNGGNGGIGGVGGFGAGGGAGGGGGGAGPKATNDANRAGGGGSGGSGGGSGIGGNGTNGSDGEDPEVFSGSSPGGGGTGGGGSGLGGAVVVNAATVTITNSTFQNNTTQAGSGGNPGQALGGAIFITDNSAVAGDNLLFSNNSAPSSPGGSFSNVYGQFQNNNDVYGTINSYSNTAESLFNVPPLAPEPQNEIDVVVEGNLFFVQLADGSEVTLLYQNQPFVSGSFGNWQILEAETVNGINQVLWENPDTGEIGVWNADSNWNWISSETWPANSFKTLEAEITFQVDLNGDELLGDRLTNIETQGNTSFLEGIFGNYYVQTRDDLTAPIKYLGEVFENNLGDWQGLAAEMVNGINQVLWQNFGTGEIGVWNTDGDWNWLSSDVFTTGSLQALEQQSIFGLDAI; encoded by the coding sequence ATGGCTACCTCTACCCAGACTCCGGCGATCGCCACTGATGCCAATGGTTTCACCCATTTGGTTTGGAACCAAAATAACGTCATTTACCACGCTTACTACGACCCGTCCGCTAGGCGATGGCGGGAATCTGCTCCGATCGCCGACAGTGTTAGTGCCAAAGAACTCAGAATTACAACGGGGGTACAAAGCAAAGGCCAAGACGCCGCAAGTTCCGTAGAAGGCATTTTCATTTCCTGGATCGAGGGAGACGGTAATAACGCGGATATTCAAGGGGCCAGCGGTATTCTCAATAGCCTAGGACAGTATAACTGGGGCGAAAAATTCAAGCTCACCGACGACGCGGTAAATGACGAAAATATGCGGTTGCAGACGACCGCCGACGGGAACTTACTCCTAATTACCGAAAAAATTGACCTTAATGATCCCCAGGCTGACAAGGACTTGTATAGCCAAGTCATCGACCTCAGAAACTGGGAAATCCTCCACACCACCCTTACCCAGGTCAAGCCCCTCAATCCTAGTAGCTTTATTGCCCCCAATGCACCTCTTACCTTAGAACTTGTCGCTCCTGATGGGGGTGATATCCAGGTTCCGGGAACTTTTTTGGTCACAAAAACAAATAGTAAAAAAATTGACCTTCCAGTGAGCTTTTTTAATGGCTCTTTGACTTTTAGTAATGCTTTGGCCTTTGGTGGAGGCATCAATTTTACAGACCTGATTGGTTCAGATACTCGCGGGATTTCAGCCTTTCTTCAGTTGCAAGATGAGTTATCGGGGGCGCTCACTTTTGGCAAAAATAAAGTCTCTCTCAAGGGCCGTCTCCAAGGCAAGTTAAGCCTAGATTTTTTGTTTGATGGCAGTGGGAACACATTTTCGGCTTCAGACTCTTTACGGCTCAGGGGAGAGTATGAACGTAATTTGTTGCCAGGAAAAACTACCTTCGAGTTTTTTGGCGCCGATGCTGAAGCTTTACTAGGGTTGTTTTTTAGTTTATCTTTTACGCTCAAACAAAAATGGAGTACGGACTTTGACTTCACTCCCCAAGCCCTAGTTACTGGTGATTCAAGCTTGGCCAATGCCCAGGCAGAAACCATCGACAGTAATTACCGGTTCTCTTTAGTTCGCCCTGATGGAACTCCTGCTCAGCCGGGAGATGACCCAAGCCAACTCAACTGGCTGATCGACACAGAACAAGCTGAGACGGATTTTCTTGCTCCTCCCTTTAGTTTGGAAGCCCCTAGCCCCCAACAATCAGAAACCCTAGCCCTAATTCCAGGCGTAGAAAATTCTGGATTTCTTGGTTTTGGCGTTGGACTGTCGGGCAAATTAAAGCTAGCAGCTTTTAACGTTACATTGCTCGAATTTAACAGCAAACTTGATATCCAGTCCAACTTCGAGGTTTTTCCCAATCCTGGTTTTGATAGTTTGCAAGAGCTTTTAACCCTGGGTCTAACCCTTTTTGGCAAAAATTGGTCGGATACTTTCACCGTTGAGCAGGACTTTGACAACCCGAGCCTGGTGGCGGAGAACCGACTCGTTGGTTTCGACCCTGATAATCTGTTCGTAGGGATAGATCCTAATTTCATCCAAGGAAGCACTGCAATTCATCCGGGCAATCCCTTGGTGGGAGATAGCATCAGCTCAGATGTGACCAATGATCTTTCCCCCAGTGTTTTGAATGCCGGTAATGGCAATATTTTTGTTACATGGGTGAAAGATACCCATGACGATAATTTATCTCAGGTGTTGTTAGCCAGCTCTACCGATGGAGGTACTACCTGGGGCGATTTGTTGGTGATTCCCAATAGCGATGGGATGAATTTTGATCCAGTAATTGCCGAGACTGCCAGTGGAGATATTCTAATAGTCTGGAATAACGGTAATCCAGATATTTTTAACCCCGATGGGACGGTTAATCAGTCAAACTTGGTAGAGTCCTTATCTACAAGTACGCTACTTTTCTCTATTTCCAGGGACAATGGCGCAACCTGGAGTGATGCCACTCCCATTTATCCAAGTATTCAATCCCCTCAAGCCTTGACCCTAAATCAGATGGGCAATGGTGAATTACTTCTTTCCTGGGTAGTGGCGGATGATGATGGTGATGGCACCAAAGAAGATACCTTGTTCGGTTCTTTTTGGAATGGCACAGGCTGGAGCAATGCCCAAGAGATAGCCAGCGGCGACCTACGTTTACTGGAAACGCCAGTGTCGGCAACGGTGGGGGGCGAACCGACAATATTCTGGACAGAAGTGAATCCCGCCGCCGATGATGGCGTGAGTATTTTTTACAGTTCTTACAATCAGCAGTTTGCGGAATGGGCACCAGCGGCTTTGTTTAGCCCGGATTTATCGAACCTCACCACCTTCCAAACCGTGGCGGAGGTGATCGAAATTAGCAACAGCATCAGCAATCAAACGGTTAATTCTGCTTTTGATCAGCCTACCCATAACGGTATTGCGGCGGAAAGTGACTTGCGCTTACACATTCCCCACAGTAACAGTACAGGTTCTAGTCAACTCCAGGTTGCGCCCATTCAGGTGAAAGAGAGCGATGGTTCTGCGGTTGTGGTGGTGCGCCGTACTGGGGACGTTGAAGAAGCGGTAAGTTTTAATTACCGTACGGTGGATGGCTCTGCCACAGCGGGGGCGGATTATCTTGCCCAGGCGGGAATGTTGAGCTTTGCCCCAGGGGAAATTCTCAAGGAAATTAGTATCGATATCCTAAATGACGAGATTACCGAACGGCGGAGTGAAAAATTCCGGGTATTGTTTACCAGTGACCACGAAGATGCCCATATTCGCCTGGATGGTTTGCGTTTGGGGAATGGGAAGCTGGAACTGGTGGCTACGGTGACGACGACAGATGATGAACCGACCAATTTAGCGGAAATTGACAGTGGTTTTATTTTAAATGCGGATCCCCTTGCCCAAGCCGGTATGGCGATCGCCCCGGCGGGAGATATTAACGGGGATGGGACTGATGATTTCCTAGTGGGTGCACCGGCCAAAAATAGTGGCAATGGTGCTGTCTATGTTATCTATGGCGACTCGATTGTGGGCATCCGGGATCAGGGCCTATCCCTGGATAGTCTTGACGGTAGCAATGGTGTGATTATCCAAGGAGCCAGTCAAAGCCTGTTGGGAACCGCCATGGCGGCCGCTGATTTAGATGGTGACGGCCTGAATGACCTGGTTTTGGGTGCCCCTCAAAATTCAGTACAAAACTTGGCCGGCAAAGTGTATATTCTGCGTGGTAGTGACGTTAACGGTGGCCAAAGCGCCATTGATCTTTCCACTGCCTTGGTTTTGGAGTCCAATCAAGCGGGGAATGGAGCCGGCTTTAAAACGGCGATCGCCGATGTGACAGGGGATGGGGTCGCGGATGTGATTGTTAGTGCTCCTGCTATTAATACGGTCTATGTAGTCTATGGGTCAACCATTAAAAATGCCTTGGGCAACACCACTTCCCTGAATCTTGACAACTTAGGTAGTGGCGGCTTCGTTCTCAATACGGGTACAGGTCAGATCGGGACAGGACTAGGGGTAGCAGACATCAATGGGGATGGTGTTTCCGATCTGTTACTCGGGGCACCCCAGGCTAATCCGGTAGATTATTCCGGCAGTGAAGATGCGGATAGTAAGCCTCCGGCCTTCGGCGGTCAAGTCTATGTTGCCTTTGGTGGCACGGGTTTAAGTGGTTCTTTGAATTTAAACCAACTCAATGGCAGTAATGGCCTAATTCTCAACGGACAAGCTTTTTATAATCCCTCCAACGTGGATGGAGGGACGCCAACGGATCCAAATCTGCAACCGGACTTCACCATCGCCGACAACGCTGGCACCAATGTGGTCAATGCCGGGGACATTAACAATGATGGTTTCGATGACTTTATTGTCAGTGCCGCCAATTCCGCCGCCAATGGCATTAATGGTTTAGGACGGGCCTATGTGGTTTTTGGTAAGGCTTCGGGGTGGGATAACGCGATTGACCTACAAAATCTCGATGGTACCGATGGGTTTATCATCAACGGCATTTACGACACTACCCAAAACGTGGGAGGCAATGCAGGTTACTCCATTTCCGCTGTCGGGGATATCAATAATGACTTGTTTGACGACTTTATAATCAGTGCCCCCACCCTAGGGACTAACGGACCCAGCAGTGCCACCGGCCAGAGTTATCTAATTTTGGGCACTGGCCAATGGTCTGATTTCCTTAATCAAGGGGTGTTGGAACTATCGGATGTCAATACTCTCAACAACCGTGTCTTTTTATTTAATAACCCCAACTCCGGCACCCAATTGGGCCTAGGCCTAGGCTCCATTGGGGATGTCAATGGAGATGGCTCCCCCGATTTGGCGATCGCCACGCCTCAACTCTATCCAGGGGTGGAAACTAGCCAAATTTATATTGCCTATGGGCATCCATGGGTCGGGGCCGGCGGCAGTATCGATGTGACCAAATTGCGGAGTGATAACGGCTTTGTTTTCCAGCCCATCACCGGTAATGAAATTGGAACAGTAAAGTTGGGGGCAGATATCAATAATGACGGCTATATTGACACATTAATTGCGGATGCGGGCTTTAATGGCGCAGGAGGGAAAGTTGCCTACATCTTTTTTGGCAGTGACCCAGCCCAACCCAGCACCTTTGTGGACAGTGTGTCAATAACGATCGCCAGCGATGATGGCTTGATTTTAGGTCAGCAAACCCTCGACTATGGCGACTTCAACAACGATGGCATCACCGATTTTGTTGTTGCTCGCAGTGGTGCCCAAGGACAGAGCTACGCAACCATTGTTTTCGGTAGCGAAGATTCCTCCATCTGGTCAAACGTTAACCCCAATACCGGCATTGGTATCAACGATTTACTGGCGAGCAATGGAGGTGTCAACATCACCGTGACTGGCGTTCCCAATCAAGGAAAACTAGTTAATCTAGCCTCCGGCGATTTTAATGGCGACGGCATTGATGATGTTTTGATCAGTAGTGCCAACCTTAACCCCTTCATTGTTTTCGGACAACAGGCTTGGAGCAATGGGAGCACTAGCAACGTCAATGTGTTAAGTCAATCTTTACCCATTCAAATCGAAGCCGGAAAACCTATTTCTGCGATCAACTCCCTCGGGGATGTTAATGGCGACGGTTTCGAAGATTTTGGATTAGTCGGCATTGATTTTTCTGCCAATAACCTCTTCGGCTATGTTGTGTTTGGCAAAAACAATTTAGCGTCCAATTCCTCCATCAATTTAGCAACTCTCAATGGTAGTAACGGCTTTGAGCTCGCCCCAATCGCAGGCTCCGCTTTAGCAGAGCAAGGAGGAGTGGGAAGCATTAGCTTGGCCGGGGATCTCAACGGCGATGGCTTTGGGGACTTTATTGTTGGTTTGACCAATGATCTTAATGCTGGCCAGACTGGCGCGGCCTACGTTGTCTTTGGAGGTCGTAGCCTTGGCAGTAGTGGTTCTTTCAGCCTCAACAACTTAAATGGTGGCAATGGCTTCACCATCCAGGATCCTAGTAGTTCGGGCATTGTCGGCTACAGTGTCACCGGCGGTGGTGATATCAATGGCGATGGCTATGATGATCTAGTGGTGAGCGCCCCCAGCGCAGGAAATAATCAGGGTGATACGAAAGGTAGCGTTTATACCCTATTTGGGGGGGCTAATTTAGGAGTTGGTGGATCGGTTGATCTGTCCAATTTAAATGGCAGTAATGGATTTGAAACCGTTGGCGCCGAAGCCAATTCCTTTGCCGGTTCCTTTGTCGGTGGACTGAGCGATGTCAATGGCGATGGCTTTGCAGACCTTGGCATTGGGGCCCAGGGTGATAATTCCCAGGGGGTTTCGGGGTTGGGTTACAACGTCTTTGGTGGAGATTTTACCCAAAATGTTACCTATCTGGGCACCGTTGATAACGACATTTTTTCGGCGACCCAGTTAGCCACAGCCGCCGCTCCCCACATTATGAATGGGGGTCAGGGTAATGACATTCTCCAGAGTGCTGGCGTTAACGTCTCCGCCGGAGGACGAGTGGTGATGAATGGCGGCCAAGGCAATGACCTACTTTCCATCGGCAGTCTTAACTTTGAACGCTTGGACGGGGGCAGTGGAAAAGATACTTTGCAACTCAACAGTTTCATTCTGTCTTCCAACAACCTCGACCTCACCGATACCACAATTGGTAGCCGGATTAGGGGTATTGAAGTCATTGACCTAGGGGTTAACAATCGAGTCACTTTAAATGTGGAAACCCTCACAACTCTGTCTGATACCACGAATATTTTCACTGTCCTGGGTCATGACTCCTTCATTGTTGCCAGTGACTTCCAGAACTGGATAAAGCAAGGAACGGTTACGGAACGGGACATTACCTACGACCAATATGTAAATGAAGGAACTAAACTCTTGATTCAACAAAGCAATAATCTATTTGAATCCACCGCTATTGCGTCTAACACAGTCTCTGGTACCGAAGATGGCGAAACCATTGTGCCGGGAATTTTTCCTGGATTTGTCGGCAAGGACAATTTCGTCTTTGCCCTAGGGGGAGATGACTTAGTAGATTTGAGTCTGGGCCAGGGTAACAATCAAGTTTATGGTGGTGCGGGCAATGACAACCTGATTGCGGGACAAAATGATTCCCTCTTTGGGGGCTTAGGAAACGATATCCTCGATGCTTCCGGCGATCGTGGAGCCAATAACCTAGATGGAGGTGATGGCGACGATACGTTCTTCCTGGGACAGAGAGATAAAGCCTTCGGTGGTGATGGTAATGATGTTTTCTTTGTGCGGGGCAGTGGTAAAAACCTGATGACAGGAGGAGCCGGAGCAGATCAGTTTTGGATTGCGGATGTTGATTTTGGCAATTCTTTCAACGCAATTCTGGACTTTGAATTAGATCTAGACATCATCGGGCTTAAGGGATTAGCTTCCCGTCAGGGGGATCTCAGCTTAATTCAGTATGGCCCGGATGTTTTGATTGCCCTCGATGATGAATATTTAGCCAGGGTGCAGAGTGTTTTTCTTCCCCTTTTAGAGGTTGTCTCCAATGGCACGGATTTATTTGTTCAAGGCGCTCAAGCGTCAGCTCCCATTACCGTAACCAATACAAATGATTCTGGCGCGGGTTCCCTCCGGCAGGCCATTATTGATGCGGGCAATAACCCTGGTGCTGACACAATTGATTTAACTAGCATTGGTAATAATACTATTCAACTAAGTAGTCGATTGCCCTCGATCAGTACGGGCAATGATATTACCTTTCAGACCGCAGGAGTCTTTGGTAGCCCAACCATTAAAGCTCCCGGCTCAGCCTTCAATAATATTTTTGATATCGCTGGGGCTACGGTTTCCCTTTCCTACATGAACCTACAAGGGGGCCATGCCCAAGGGAGCAGCGGAGCAATGGGCGGTGGCGGTGGTGTCGGCGGTGGTGGTGCCCTCACAATCCGCTCAGGCAGCACCGTTATTGTTGATAATGTAGTTTTTGATAGCAATCGAGCGGTGGGCGGCAACGGAACGGCCGGGGCCCGTGGTGGCGGCGGTGAATTTGCCGGAACCCCTGATGATAAACCCCAAGCCGGCGGTGGTGGTGGGCTTTTCAATAACAATGGTACTTCCAGTAATGGGGGGGCAGCAGGATCCGTAGAGAACGGTAAAAGTGGCGGCACCGGCGGCAATGGTACTTCCGGTCCCAGCTTTGGGATCGGTGGTGGTGGAGCTGGTGGTGGTGGTGGTGGTAGTGGCGGTACATTTGGAACTGATGTTTCAAATGGTGGCAACGGTGGTATTGGTGGAGTTGGCGGCTTCGGTGCTGGTGGCGGAGCTGGAGGAGGCGGTGGTGGAGCCGGCCCTAAAGCTACTAATGATGCCAATCGTGCAGGCGGTGGCGGATCCGGCGGTAGCGGTGGTGGATCTGGCATTGGTGGCAATGGAACCAATGGTAGTGACGGAGAAGATCCAGAAGTATTTAGTGGCAGTAGCCCTGGAGGTGGGGGCACCGGCGGCGGTGGTTCTGGTTTAGGTGGTGCAGTGGTTGTTAATGCTGCCACGGTTACCATTACCAATTCCACGTTCCAAAACAACACAACCCAAGCAGGAAGCGGTGGTAATCCTGGGCAAGCATTGGGCGGTGCTATCTTTATCACCGACAATTCTGCCGTGGCCGGTGACAATTTGCTATTCAGTAATAATTCTGCCCCTAGTAGCCCTGGCGGGAGTTTTAGCAATGTTTATGGCCAGTTCCAAAACAATAATGATGTCTATGGCACGATCAATTCCTACTCTAATACCGCAGAGAGTCTATTCAATGTTCCTCCCCTTGCTCCCGAGCCACAGAATGAGATAGATGTTGTTGTTGAAGGTAATCTTTTCTTCGTACAATTGGCCGACGGTAGTGAAGTAACTCTTTTGTACCAGAATCAGCCTTTTGTAAGCGGTAGTTTTGGTAATTGGCAAATTCTAGAAGCAGAAACGGTCAATGGCATTAATCAGGTGCTTTGGGAAAATCCTGATACTGGCGAAATTGGGGTTTGGAATGCCGATAGTAACTGGAACTGGATTTCGTCTGAAACTTGGCCTGCCAATTCTTTTAAAACTTTGGAAGCAGAAATTACTTTCCAGGTCGATCTTAACGGTGATGAACTTCTTGGCGATCGCCTCACCAATATTGAAACCCAAGGTAACACTAGTTTCCTAGAAGGTATTTTTGGTAACTATTATGTTCAAACCAGAGATGATTTAACAGCGCCGATCAAATATCTAGGTGAAGTATTTGAAAACAATCTTGGTGATTGGCAGGGTCTAGCGGCAGAAATGGTTAATGGGATTAACCAAGTACTTTGGCAAAATTTTGGGACTGGTGAAATTGGTGTTTGGAACACAGATGGAGACTGGAATTGGCTGTCATCAGACGTTTTTACCACTGGTTCTCTCCAGGCCCTAGAACAACAGTCAATTTTTGGTCTGGATGCTATCTGA
- a CDS encoding SDR family oxidoreductase — protein sequence MACDIANKIILVTGANRGIGKVLVESFLEHGAARVYAAVRNLDSAAPLVEQYGDKVVPIFIDLADPESIATAAQTATDVEIVVNNAGVQKVASPLAEEAIACLKFEMETNVYGLITMAQSFAPVLKANGGGAFVQLNSVVSLKSFSNVATYSASKAAAYSITQALWELLSEQGTLVLSVHPGPLATEMTHASGRADIAEPPTLAADAIIEALRSGEFHVFPHDTMAKQMGTAYQSFAKSVIEVNYG from the coding sequence ATGGCTTGCGATATTGCCAATAAAATCATTCTCGTGACCGGTGCCAATCGGGGTATAGGTAAGGTGCTGGTAGAGTCTTTTTTGGAGCACGGAGCCGCTAGAGTTTACGCCGCCGTCAGAAACCTGGACAGTGCCGCCCCTCTAGTGGAGCAATATGGCGACAAAGTCGTCCCTATTTTTATCGATCTGGCAGACCCAGAATCCATTGCCACCGCCGCCCAAACCGCAACGGATGTGGAAATTGTGGTCAACAATGCCGGGGTACAAAAAGTGGCATCTCCCTTAGCTGAAGAGGCGATCGCCTGTCTGAAATTTGAAATGGAGACCAATGTGTATGGCTTAATTACCATGGCCCAGTCCTTTGCGCCGGTGCTCAAGGCCAATGGGGGAGGAGCTTTTGTGCAACTTAACTCAGTAGTTTCCCTAAAATCATTTTCCAATGTGGCCACCTACTCGGCTTCCAAAGCGGCAGCTTATTCCATCACCCAGGCATTGTGGGAATTGCTTAGTGAGCAAGGCACTCTGGTTCTGAGTGTCCACCCCGGCCCCCTGGCCACCGAAATGACCCATGCTTCTGGAAGGGCCGATATTGCCGAGCCCCCCACCTTAGCGGCAGATGCCATTATCGAAGCCCTCAGATCCGGCGAGTTTCATGTTTTTCCCCACGACACCATGGCCAAACAAATGGGTACTGCCTATCAGAGCTTTGCCAAAAGTGTAATTGAGGTTAATTATGGCTAA